In Plasmodium sp. gorilla clade G2 genome assembly, chromosome: 5, one genomic interval encodes:
- a CDS encoding DEAD/DEAH box ATP-dependent RNA helicase, putative, producing MSAFEELGLHSDLCAVLEKNGIDLPTAIQQESIPLTLGGGDLCACAETGTGKTLSFIFSSLQIVHELVRNIGNYEDVNIRKNNNSIENNNDSNISHIIDDNDKNKKESYIKPINKNSKVIIKDNECICNNNNNNNNFLFEELKVDCEITNGLYAYEIEILSKSFVNVGFCPSIKETLKYNYTYCSNGNKYNNNRQEHYGEYFSNNDIITCLINKNNNTISFKKNGKFLGSAFKIFYKYNDVAFFPYIWGKYFHIKFHFENLKYGDRSLHFNELCILLTSNCNDNDTSSDRKIFFSSEDIKEEKNLKIEKSNTQTHNYNQQNINNKKKLYCIVLCPTRDLAQQTYDNYLKYSECFNNPSINIGIFVGGEQRGKGHHINDDGCYNIVVGTCFKLIECIRKNSIKVNDIKLLILDEADELINNDEKTVLEIKDSCMKYGHRVQTLFFSATLQDKNVKDCINKITNKPIFVDLKYGKNSIPSHIYVCLYYVNDENSNLSNIIKDNDNNNNKEIYNILYNEKMYHMNTRELYEYTDKVHILNNSNINLKKNDKEQISLNIKMNKLKKLVQIINVFNMQNGIIFCRTNLDCDNVYNFLNAVGDGKAYKGTVESLKENKYSCVILKGKMSNEERKNNLQAFKKGEVRFLICTDVAARGIDIQNLRYLIIMTLSDNINTFFHKIGRVGRDGKNSLCIVLSADNEQEEKVWFHTCPSRGINCYNRNLKENKGCTVYIKESDYIKTINDMLEVPMHVLDSKYYYAENIVDPLNYFKKHPVSNKSRRNKNQNANSIFQESAHIDVLSSFASNINSIKKLQSAISYKHYELLNFKI from the coding sequence atgtcgGCGTTTGAAGAATTAGGGTTACATAGCGATTTGTGCGCAgttttagaaaaaaatggTATTGATTTACCAACGGCTATACAACAAGAGTCCATCCCTCTGACATTAGGAGGAGGAGATTTATGTGCTTGTGCTGAAACTGGTACAGGAAAGACCTTAAGtttcatattttcttctttacaGATAGTTCACGAATTGGTTCGAAATATAGGTAACTATGAAGATGttaatattagaaaaaataacaatagtATTGAAAACAATAATGATAGTAATATATCGCACATtattgatgataatgataagaaTAAGAAGGAGAGTTACATAAAACCTATTAATAAGAACTCAAAAGTAATAATTAAAGACAATGAatgtatatgtaataataacaataataataataatttcctttttgaagaattaaaagTTGACTGTGAAATAACGAATGGATTATATGCATACGAAATTGAAATATTATCTAAAAGTTTTGTGAATGTTGGTTTTTGTCCATCCATTAAAGaaacattaaaatataattatacatacTGTAGTAAtggtaataaatataataataatagacaAGAACATTATGGtgaatatttttcaaataatgatattataacatgtttaattaataaaaataataatactatatcttttaaaaaaaatgggaAATTTTTAGGTAGTGCTTTTAAaatcttttataaatataatgatgttgcattttttccatatatatggggaaaatatttccatataaaatttcattttgaaaatttaaaatatggtGATCGTTCATTACATTTTAATGAactatgtattttattaacTTCAAAttgtaatgataatgatactTCAAGTGAtaggaaaatatttttttcttctgaaGATATTAAGGAGgaaaagaatttaaaaatagaGAAATCAAATACTCAAACACATAATTATAATCAACaaaatatcaataataaaaaaaaattatattgtatCGTTTTATGTCCTACAAGAGATTTAGCGCAACAAACATATGATAATTACTTAAAGTACTCCGAATGTTTTAATAATCCTTCAATTAATATTGGAATATTTGTAGGAGGAGAGCAGAGAGGTAAAGGTCATCATATTAATGACGATGGATGTTACAATATTGTTGTGGGTACATGTTTTAAATTAATTGAAtgtataagaaaaaattctATAAAAGTTAATGATATAAAGTTATTAATATTAGACGAAGCAgatgaattaataaataatgatgaaaaaacaGTTTTAGAAATTAAAGATTCTTGTATGAAATATGGACATCGTGTGCagactttatttttttctgcaACTTTGCAAGACAAAAATGTTAAAGattgtattaataaaataaccaATAAACCAATATTTGTTGATTtgaaatatggaaaaaatagTATACCATCACACATATATGTGTGTCTATATTATGTCAATGATGAAAATTCtaatttatcaaatattataaaagataatgataataataataataaagaaatatataatatccttTATAATGAGAAAATGTATCATATGAATACAAGggaattatatgaatatacagATAaagtacatatattaaataattcaaatattaatttaaaaaaaaatgataaggaacaaatttctttaaatataaaaatgaataaattaaaaaaattagttCAAATAATTAATGTTTTTAATATGCAAAAtggtattatattttgtcGAACCAATTTAGATTGTGacaatgtatataattttttaaatgctGTAGGTGATGGTAAAGCTTACAAAGGTACCGTTGAATCacttaaagaaaataaatattcctgtgttatattaaaaggaaaaatgtCAAATGAAGAGAGAAAAAACAATCTTCAAGCTTTCAAAAAAGGTGAAGTAcgttttttaatatgtacaGATGTAGCTGCAAGAGGTATTGATATACAGAATTTAAGatatcttattattatgaccttgtctgataatattaatacattttttcataaaattggTAGAGTAGGAAGAGATGGAAAAAACAGTTTATGTATTGTCTTAAGTGCAGATAATGAGCAAGAAGAAAAAGTATGGTTTCATACCTGTCCTAGTAGAGGAATTAATTGTTACAATagaaatttaaaagaaaataaaggaTGTACTGTGTATATTAAAGAAAGTGATTATATTAAAACTATTAATGATATGTTAGAAGTACCTATGCATGTATTAGATtccaaatattattatgctGAAAATATTGTTGATCCTTTaaattatttcaaaaaaCATCCTGTTTCTAATAAAAgtagaagaaataaaaatcaaaatgcTAACTCCATTTTTCAAGAATCAGCTCATATAGATGTATTATCTTCCTTTGCTTCGAACATTAatagtataaaaaaattacagtCTGCAATTAGTTATAAGCACTATGAATTGTTGAactttaaaatatga
- a CDS encoding ribosomal large subunit pseudouridylate synthase, putative: protein MIFRRLIYHTSKRSKEKKKFFTFLKKQEYKTIRNYNMKQEKKEHETCQNNVTTPLYKSYKGHDLKIIYENDYFLVLNKPYDIKLEKGKLDDIYPSIETLLYKKRKLDVFRICGQLDYATSGLLIVAKDKLSCNILNYNIESKNISKIYLAILYGHLPLDILHINTPISKNKEGFKMKLCYNYNDYYDNGKYCYSLIYPYKHSYINNEKVTLCEMRTVTGRRHQLRLHSLCLGSSIVGDETYFDDMLTNKYKIDYNNVNGKNENDNDNKIKVNDNNNNYYDNYYDRKLLCNEKKKKIDVERMMLHCWIILKNKELNNLKKSESINNLEKQIFDQDYIICEDELSQFANENSRTYDECVLKNNDLINISFINYNVKGIKKNIKNIDRKLKNNLRNKRDITTHVDMSFNNSDNMKITKDNIITKSEQHSNNDVLLNLNKAPIINVTDNFLNYQNVNKNNIYEIKNDKYKNPNDLFDDIHDTYNKFNWG from the exons ATGATTTTTAGAagattaatatatcatacgTCGAAACGTagtaaggaaaaaaaaaaattttttacatttttaaaaaaacaagaatataaaactattcggaattataatatgaaacaAGAAAAGAAAGAACATGAAACGTGCCAAAATAATGTTACAACACCCTTATACAAATCATATAAAGGTCAcgatttaaaaataatatatgagaatgattattttttagtTCTTAATAAACCATATGATATCAAATTAGAGAAAGGAAAACTAGATGACATATATCCATCAATAGAAACTTtactttataaaaaaagaaaattggATGTATTCag GATATGTGGACAACTTGATTATGCGACCAGTGGTCTTCTTATTGTCGCCAAAGATAAACTAAgttgtaatattttaaattacaatatagagagtaaaaatataagtaaaatatatttggcTATATTATATGGGCATCTACCATTAGATATCCTTCATATAAATACACCTATAAGTAAAAACAAGGAAGGATTTAAAATGAAACtttgttataattataatgattattatgaCAACGGTAAGTATTGCTATAGTTTaatatatccatataaacatagctatataaataatgaaaaggtTACATTATGTGAAATGAGGACAGTAACAGGGAGAAGACATCAACTGAGGTTACATTCTCTTTGTTTAGGAAGTTCGATTGTAGGTGATGAAACATATTTTGATGATATgctaacaaataaatataaaattgattataataatgttaatgGAAAAAATGAGAACGACAACGATAATAAAATCAAAGTAaatgataacaataataattattatgataattactATGatagaaaattattatgtaatgagaaaaaaaaaaaaatagatgtTGAAAGGATGATGCTACATTGCTGGATTATATTGAAGAATAAAGAACTCaataatttaaagaaaagcgaaagtataaataatttagaaaaaCAAATTTTTGATCaagattatattatttgtgaAGATGAGTTAAGTCAATTTGCTAATGAAAATTCACGTACATATGACGAAtgtgttttaaaaaataatgatttaaTTAACATTAgctttattaattataatgtaaaaggtattaaaaaaaatataaaaaatattgatagaaaattaaaaaataatttacgCAATAAAAGGGATATAACTACACATGTGGATATGTCATTCAATAATTCagataatatgaaaataacaaaagataatattataacaaaatCAGAACAACATTCAAATAACGATGTTCTATTAAATTTAAACAAAGCTCCTATTATTAATGTAAcagataattttttaaattatcaaaacgtaaataaaaataatatatatgaaataaaaaatgataaatataaaaatccAAATGACCTTTTTGATGATATTCATGATACATACAATAAATTTAACTGgggataa
- a CDS encoding S-adenosylmethionine-dependent methyltransferase, putative, producing MVRPEYSSPPEFFYNEEEAKKYVRNSRIRDIQSQMTERAMELLLLPDSPCLLLDIGCGSGISGMTLNEFDHFWIGIDISIHMLNVGLQNEAHLGGDMLLADMGKLMRFQPCIFDGVVSISALQWLCNWDKKNESPVSRISTFFKWLYNCLKRGARAVFQFYPDSPEQIKTLTNFAMKAGFGGGVVVDFPNSAKSKKYYLCLWAGSSLVATMPTALNDEEENIISHERRKFNKKTKKQIKKNKEWILKKKDQRRMKGLDVKRDSKYTGRKRKGRF from the exons atggTTAGACCTGAATACAGTTCGCCCCCTGAATTT ttttataatgaagaagaagcaaaaaaatatgttagaAATTCTCGAATAAGAGATATCCAAAGTCAAATGACAGAAAGAGCCATGGAGTTACTTCTTCTTCCAGAT tccccatgtttattattagatATTGGTTGTGGATCGGGAATAAGTGGGATGACATTAAACGAGTTTGATCATTTTTGGATTGGTATAGATATAAGTATTCATATGTTAA ATGTAGGATTGCAAAATGAAGCACATTTAGGAGGAGATATGCTTTTAGCTGATATGggaaaat tgATGCGATTTCAACCTTGTATTTTTGATGGAGTCGTcag cATATCAGCATTGCAGTGGTTATGTAATTGGGACAAGAAAAATGAAAGTCCTGTGTCAAGAATTAGTACATTTTTCAAGTGGTTATATAACTGTTTAAAAAGAGGAGCAAGAGCa gtATTTCAATTTTACCCTGATTCTCCAGAACAAATAAAGACATTAACCAATTTTGCCATGAAGGCAGGATTTGGTGGGGGTGTTGTGGTTGATTTTCCGAATTCAGCTAAATcgaaaaa ATATTACTTATGTCTATGGGCAGGATCATCATTAGTTGCAACAATGCCAACCGCtttaaatgatgaagaagaaaatataatttccCACGAGAGAagaaa gtttaataaaaaaacaaaaaaacaaattaagaaaaataaagaatggatattgaagaaaaaagaCCAGAGGAGAATGAAG GGTTTGGATGTTAAACGAGATAGTAAATACACAGGaaggaaaagaaaaggaagattttaa
- a CDS encoding nucleotide binding protein, putative, which yields MIIWYNSSVGYAKNFLRSKNYYKYYHSAKLFQRRQFSLFNNNNKNGVANNSNNRTDFIQLYHNLIETKKIEHDPYQFKLILILQALENNINNYYHNVQDKKKKNMSTQINNKKKSFLSSLFCSNKYIEGKDHSINDSNDEHIILDSLKNDDSFFLFENDKYEKDKDLKYDDIKDEKYFVNEINIDEKSITYIRGLYIYGSVGRGKTYFLNLLFDRLKLNKLKMHYHNFMQEIHRKFHEEKMNNSEDPIKSISIKMSEKYKVIFIDEFQVVHISDAMVIKSLFNHLFYQGTILLCTSNRNPIHLYHNGLNRDRFLPFIQLLFKFNYIFEIDNYHDFRLKNIHTKDDIYMLPNKTFEQVKNHCSDLYCRYYNKDINYVRQNEKFNQTLIVSNFKKCIIPYMLNKYCIFSFQDLCSKNISIDEYNAISNNSHTIFIYDIEKMNEESKGNEMRRFILLIDILYEKNTKVFFYSNIPIFQIFQTSCIISHFQNLLDKMKSQYDHFKTFKESLKEQLKDGSFNREIFRSIMLSFDTTTEISDKLFDAINYNINKEYIPIQYLRRVLCFHIMNYEIDVKRNLKFLEDEDLRVEPIPYLLFDENDIDTSQENTFASMRTLSRMKHMCTSSYLDKHKKLYENNI from the exons ATGATAATATGGTATAATTCTTCAGTAGGGTATgctaaaaattttttaaggtcaaaaaattattataaatactaCCATTCTGCAAAGTTGTTTCAACGGAGGCAATTTTCTCTGTTCAACAATAACAACAAAAATGGTGTTGCAAATAATTCGAATAATAGAACAGATTTTATTCAATTATATCACAATTTAATAGAAACGAAGAAAATTGAACATGACCCTTATCAATTTAAgcttattttaatattacag GCGCTTGAAAACAATATCAATAATTACTATCACAATGTAcaggataaaaaaaaaaaaaatatgagtacccaaataaataataaaaagaaatcatTTCTGAGTTCATTGTTCTGTagcaataaatatatagaaggTAAGGATCATTCGATTAATGATTCAAATGatgaacatataattttagatagtttaaaaaatgatgacagtttctttttatttgaaaatgataaatatgaaaaggataaagatttaaaatatgatgatataaaagatgaGAAATATTTTGTGAATGAAATTAATATAGACGAAAAAtctattacatatataagaggtttatatatatatggtagTGTAGGTAGAGGAAagacatattttttaaatttattatttgatagattaaaattgaataaattaaaaatgcattatcataattttatGCAAGAAATACATAGAAAGTTTcatgaagaaaaaatgaataattcaGAAGATCCAATAAAAAGTATATCAATAAAAATGagtgaaaaatataaagttatatttatagatgAATTTCAAGTAGTACATATATCTGATGCTATGGTTATAAAATCTTTATTTAATCATCTTTTTTATCAAGGAACCATTTTATTATGTACATCAAATAGAAATCCtatacatttatatcataatgGTTTAAATAGAGATCGTTTTTTGCCTTttatacaattattatttaaatttaattatatatttgaaattgATAATTATCATGATTTtcgtttaaaaaatatacacaccaaagatgatatttatatgttaccAAATAAAACATTTGAGCAAGTGAAAAATCATTGTAGTGATTTATATTGtagatattataataaagatataaattatgtaaGACAAAATGAGAAGTTTAATCAAACTTTAATTGTttcaaattttaaaaaatgtattattccatatatgttaaataaatattgtatattttcttttcaagACTTATgtagtaaaaatataagtattgatgaatataatgccatatcaaataatagtcatactatatttatttatgatatagaaaaaatgaatgaaGAAAGTAAAGGAAATGAAATGAGaagatttattttgttaatagacattttatatgaaaagaataCTAAAGTTTTCTTTTATAGTAACATTCCTATATTTCAAATTTTTCAAACAAGTTGTATTATTTCGCATTTTCAAAATTTATTGGACAAAATGAAATCTCAGTATGATCACTTTAAAACCTTTAAAGAATCACTTAAGGAACAATTAAAGGATGGGTCATTTAATAGGGAGATATTTAGAAGCATAATGTTATCATTTGATACAACTACaga AATAAGtgataaattatttgatGCTATAAACTACAATATCAATAAGGAGTACATACCAATACAATACCTTag gAGAGTTTTGTGCTTTCACATTATGAATTACGAAATTGATGTAAAAAggaatttaaaatttttggaAGATGAAGATCTAAGAGTGGAACCTATTCCTTATTTACTATTCGa CGAAAACGATATAGATACATCACAAGAAAATACCTTCGCATCAATGCGAACATTATCGAG aATGAAGCATATGTGCACATCATCATATTTGGACAAGCATAAAAAACTATAcgagaataatatatag
- a CDS encoding transcription initiation factor TFIID subunit 10, putative, with protein MDKNFVNEHDEQLIKTLLKNKPTFSEDLIDFYLSQSGCQINEKSCLRLISLVLHKSLDNIINKTISLQANESLNNEENKKSFKNELNYKELVEALKQLDDTYENEELFKNFNAFLE; from the exons ATGGATAAAAATTTTGTGAATGAACATGATGAACAATTAATCAAAACATTGCTTAAAAACAAGCCAAca TTCAGTGAAGATTTGATTGATTTTTATCTTTCGCAAAGTGGATGTCAAATTAATGAAAAATCATGCCTCAGATTAATATCATTAGTTTTACACAAATCATTAGATAAT ataattaataaaacaatCAGTCTACAAGCCAATGAATCTTTAAATAATGAGGAAAACAAAAAGAGTTTTAAA aatgaattaaattataagGAACTAGTAGAGGCACTAAAACAACTTGATGACACttatgaaaatgaagaattgTTTAAAAACTTCAATGCATTtttagaataa